The sequence below is a genomic window from Alligator mississippiensis isolate rAllMis1 chromosome 16, rAllMis1, whole genome shotgun sequence.
TGCCAGACCCCATTTGCCCAGGAGGAGATGTGGATTGAGAACGGGGGATACCAGCAGATCTGAGCCCCACGCTCCccttgggagggcaggcaggttcCTGGCTATGAGCCGGCCTTTTCCCATTGTAACTTATGGTGTATGCAGACTGTGAATGAGGGGCTCACTTTCCTCCGTGCCGTCCCCACACTGTGCCTGGCTACAATGGAGAGGGGCGAGGACACCCTAGAGCCGCCCTGCTGCAAAGCGGCACTTGTGGAGAGGATTGTGGTGAGTTCAAAAGAGCACTGGCTGCTTCGGGTCAGAAGTTAAGCAGCCAGGAGAGGATGTGTGAATGGGGACTGGAGTGAAGAGGAGAGGGCAGGTGTTGCTAGGTGTGTGGATAGGGGGTAGAGAAGCGGGACATTGTGGGGTGAATGAGTACAGGGTGGTAGGGGAATGAGAGGGCTGGAGGACAGATGTGGGAGCGGGTGGGGAAACCGGGTGACCAACAGGGTGTTCATGAGCATGtcggagggaagaggagagccgTGTTCAGTGAGGGCGGAGGAGAGAACTGGTAGGGGGGGCCCAGGTTGGCGGTGGCATCCAGGTGCCCCAGGAGCACTGTGAGGTCTCCTTCTTATGTTCCCCCATGCGTCTCTCAGGTGCTGATTGACAAGCTGTCCGACTGtgaagaagagcccagcaccatcctTCCTTACAGCATGGCTGTTGTTTGCATCCTCAGGTACTTGTTCACTTGCCCAGCTGCACtaactgcagcactgctcagctccagaGATTTCCCCTGGTTTGCCGACGAGGTGGGAATATGTCCTTTCCCCAGGTTAGGTACTGAGTTTCCCTGTAATGATGACACAAGGGCCTTCAGCAAAGGGCCGACAGTGTGGATACTGTTGGAGGGTCAAGGATCAGTGGGACGGGCAACAGAGGGGTCAGTGGGCCAACCCTGACCCTTGGGTGCTGGCACACTTCAGCCTTCCTTGAGGTTTCAATTCATATTGTTGCCTCTGGGTGCCTATTTCCCTGTCGAGACCTGCCCACATCAGAGCcaatgccagccccacagagctccatCCAGACAGGCTCCTCTTTCCTGACAGCAAactgaagccagccctggagccagccctggAATCGCGCCTCCTCTACACCGCCCTCCACAAGACCTTCCTGATGGCCACAGGGCACAACAGCCAGCACATCCAGGTACCTCTTTCTCTcactgcacagtcccaccagccaTCCCCTGGCAGACATGGCACAGGACTTTCCAGCACTGACCCTCTTGGCTCTCTGTCTTCTTCCAGGGCATGCAGTGGATCAGCGTGGAGTACCTGGAGGCCACGCTGAGGTGTCTGCTGGCAACTGCCCCCaacctggccaggctgcagttcatCGGGCAGGTGAGCACCATGGGGAGAGGCTGGGTTTAGGATGGGGGCAGCTTCAATGACCTGTGCACTGCAGGAGCCGGTCCTCAGAGAAGAATCCCTGGCTCCTTCCTTGAGACAGGAGTCTGGTGCAAGTTCACCATGCCGATCCCTCAGGGATTACCCACAGAGTGGAGGATGCCCCTTTGGATTTGGGCTTTGGAGCCTGGCACGGATACAGGATTTTGTCTCCTTCCTGTCATGCTGTCTATgttcagggaggagaggagcagccctGAGACAGAGTTTGGTCCCAGCTTTAAGAGACAAAAACCATCCCTGAGATGCAGAGGGAGGGGTCGGGGCTGGGAAAGGGCGTTTGGGGGCAGGGCCGTGCTGGATGCAACAATCCCTTCTTACAGAGTTTGGCCCCCTGAGGCTGATGTTTTACCCTGGGCTTAAAGGGTCAGCactcaggagggggtgggggtggggatcatTGGTACTACAGGAGCACGTGTCCACTGCCATGAACTTCTTCCACCCACAGCACTTGACCTTGTGGCTCCAGCTGGAAGATaagagggacagagccacagccatCAAGATCACCACCAGCCTGCTCTGCTTTGCAGTCTCCCTCCTCCCACGGTTTGAGGTAAATGAGCCTTGTGTCAGGTCCTGACtttaggcagaggcagggctggtgaaAAAGCCTGTGGGATAGCAGTGGCAGCGGTAAGCGCGGGATAGGAGAGAGGATCCCTGCATGgcagagtgagggctgggaactGGCTGTGCTTGATTCAAGGGCTTGTGCTCCTGGCTAAGAGCCCCTGtctcaggagagggcagcagctgccatagaGTGCTCCAGGCAGATTCATGCCTgtctcaggagccctgctgctcctcctggagcAACAAATGCAGGGAGTCCTCAGGGGGGCCCGCTCCTAGACCCTTGGCTCAATGCTGTATGGCAGGCAGAGAGATTTATTTCTCAGGCTTCAGGAGATGCACACGGCCCAGAGAGCCTGAGGTGATTGCCGGTCAGACATAGATGGACTCTCCTGTCCTCTGCCTTTCCTTAGGACTCGCCCAAGGTGCCCCtggtgggtgacctggtggccctgctgggTCTGTGCATCAGCGACCCAGGGGAGGAGATCAGCCGCCAGGCCAAGGAGGGCCTCTCCCACCTCTACAAGATCTTGATGCATCAGAAGGGTATGGAAACCTTGAGTCCAGCTGTGGGAATCACCTAAGAAAATCAGCCTGTCCAGGGTCTGCAAGCTGGGAAGTTGACATAGGGGGAGAGTTCACGGAGACATGAGGGCAAAGTGGcctcagggagggcaggagcagtagccTTGAACTCAGGGGAGGGACTGTAGGGTGTTACGTAACCCTTGGGCTACAGCCTGGCTTCAGTGAGATCGGGAGGTTCCCCTCTTAGACATCATCTGTACCATGGCACCAATCCCAGGGTCTGCAGTTCAGAGCGCTCACATGTTTTCAGTTCTGAAGCCAGAACAGCAGCTCTGACCAGCCTCTCTCTGTCCTAGGGCAAGACATCCAAGAGGCACAGGAGCTGTGGCCCatcagccagcaccagcaccacctacACCGAATCCTCCTCTACATCGATCTGGCCACAATGGGAGAGGTAAGGATGCTCTGCCCATTCTGTACACCAgctcaggggatggggctgtgtttCCCTGGAAtacctgcctcctgccttcaggAGGAAGGCTCTACCTTCAGCCCACAGCACCCTCTGTCAGGCTTAGAGCGAGGAGCAAGGGTGCATGGTTGTATGTCCGAGTCCTAGCCGCGTCCATGGTTTGTATGTCTTGCATGGTGTCACGCTGACGTGGCCCAAGGACAATCCCCTGGGAGGGAAGttactgcaggaccccactgtccCTCCCTGACTGACACTGGAGGTCCTGAGCTGGGCAGCTCTGACCTggggctggcaagcagccagcacacacccaccattGCTCCAACAGATCCTTGCAGGAAGTCCCATTCTGTGCAGAAGCGCAGACAAGCTGTGCTCTTCTCTCCACAGTTAAAAAGCAGAACCACCCTCCCCTTGGGTTTCAGTAGGCAGCACTGTGAGCTTCCATCCCAGGCTACTTGACAGCCCCAtgtgaaaggcagggagaaggccagggcaggagaggggaacaaGACCTGAGTCCTCCTCTCCTTATCTGGACTTTGCATCCGCTGAGAGATTTGAAAGGCTGTCGAGTAGAGTGacctgccatggctccagccaggctctcatcctccccacagcccatcaAAAGGGCAACGCATTCCAGTTCCTTGACGGGGAGCCTGGCTCTGGGATGCAACAATGCCTTGTGTCCTGTGGGTTTCAGGCCTTCAGGAAGATCCTCTCCGAAGACCAGAGGAGAGCGTTTGCACAGAGGGCACTGCTGGGGATCCACCATGTCATGCTGCACGTGAGCCAGGCCGGGGTGGTTCTGCTCTATGCCATCCTGGGGCAATCTGGTCACCTGACgggggcagaggtgagcagcaTGGTTGGATTCAGGAAATGAGTGGCAGGACACACTCTCTCACTTCTAGCCAAGGAGAGGGTGATTTCTGGGTAGGGAAGCTAAAGACGGTGTGTGTTTGGTGGGGGACAACGCGTCTGGTAGACATGTCTTTGGGCTGGTTTGGGATTGTGCTGGCTCCAATGTCATTACCTGACTGTCCCTGGTGGCCCTGGAGTCCCTGACTGGTTTCTGTACCCTTGCAGGAGAAGGAAATTCCCGTCAGGGTACTGAGGAAGCTCCTAATCCTGAAATGCTTCCATCAGCTgcccaaagagctgcagaggcacagtCATCTGGAGAGTGCCTCAAGGATCCCCATCTCTCCGCAGCAGCGCCATCCATCCTGATGCAAGCAAAGGCTGGGTGTGAGGCCACGGATGCcaactgcgaggcatgggacacggtgtaggggaggtcggagccgtgtATATAAGCCCTAGGTATCagcgtgtggcagggcactgctagtgcctgccactttaagggctgggtcaggcatccagcaagtgcctgatggcagcagtcattttgacaactttgtatataaaggctgcagtctgctgctgccagccgaggcagaaacattgcctcgctgagctgcagcaggaacaaccaggcggtaagggaaagagcttatggggatggctaggaggctcttggtcctgggcacgaccgaaaactgcaccctgccgggaatgggtggcctggtggggctcctagtggcgtgggagcccccaggaaatgccaggccagttaccaccccggtgaaaggcgggtcggggcgcctttataaccccagctcccacaaccaggtgggtaaccccatagtaaGCCTGAGACAGCGGACCCCTGTGAGAGAGCGGACTAGATGCTCACaatcctgacttgaggcaccctcaactggtcagttctggggccaggaccagaagggtcaaaagggccaggggcccactgtgagggacgcccagagccaagggcctggggtttctaactggccttggaggggaggccagggcctgtgtggccaaaggtcccggggtgtggggcacacctgagagggggaagagtgcagggaggtagacagcccagaatgagggcggaGTAGGCCGCCTGATCGGAAGGagccagttggggtccagactggaggattatggggcccagGATGGGGCCAAAGATGCTAAGAACTGGGATGCCAGCTGTGAGACATGAGCTGCAGcataggggaggatttggagctgcagataacaTCCCCAGGCATTCGGGCAAGAAATGGACAGCCTACCGCTTAATTAAGACCATCTTTTTGTATTGCcacggtgtggcaggaaagagaggcgGGCGCTTAGCCCAGAAATAGGTGGTCAGGAAGGGCCTCCTGTTACACAgtgcaagtaaatgggcagcttcctgccatgtTCTCATCTTTCACCTGTATCATCAaggttgtggcaggtgagggaggcggGCATTTAGCCCTGAGACAAGTGGGTGGGTCAACGATTTGACCGGCCccaggatgcccacttgttaccaGTGGACAGGAGGATTAAGGTTCAACCAGACTGACCAGCAGCACTGGTGTTGCGGGGGACTCCTGCTTGGGACACCCCTCTGAATTTGGTTGGTGTTTGTGAGAGACGCACTGAAATTAGATTAAGGGTTCAAAAACATAAAAGGGACTGCTTTAGGACTAAGAGGAACATGAGAATAAAGAGGATAAAGAATGATAATGACAAGGCAGGTAAACAATGGGAAGCACACGCAATAATACCGATGCAGTACTTTACTAAATATCACAATCAGCTGGAAGGCCCAAATGAAATaacaggaaaatggaaaatggCATCAAGGAAGCAGACAGTTAAGAACAGGGCAGAAAATTATGGCATCCAGAGGATGAAACCAGTCTGTCAATCCAAGGTGGTTCAAATAGTTTGGAAGGTCACCTGGGACTGGGTTGTTCAGCACTATTGCCTCTCACCCTCCATGTGGAGCAGAGATTACACTCACCAGTCTCTTAGAATCGGatgcagccaggcacagctctcCCACAACTCCAATCATAGCACCTTTGCCAGTGTAGTGAGAGAACAGCTGCTGATGAGTCAGGCAGTTGTGTGAACTATCCGAGGCCAAAGTACCCTTTATAGAACCTACCTGTACGGCATGTATCAAGAATGGAATCACCTTACTACGTCATAGAGCTCATCATGTTGTGAGAAACTGGTTATCAACTTTCAATATTGAGATTGGGCGGTAGGCTCCACATGTTAAACCTTTCTTTCACTTCTTGAGTAGACAAATAGATAAAGCTGTTCTTGCTTCTCTAGACAGAATTCCATTTTCAACTATTTCACTGTACATAGTTTATAATAATTGTTGCCAGACTTTTCCGGAAAGTTTTCTAAAATTCAGATGGAAAACTGCCAGAGCTTTCCCCTCTCAAAGAAATGCAGCACCTCCGTAACTTTCTGTAACGTGATCTCCTTCTCTAGTTCAATTGCTTGACATATTCAAATCTACTTCATATAGCTTCTAATCTAATACTGTATTATCATTGGAGGTAATTATTGCAGAGATCTGCTATTTGATGCCTCTGCCTAAAGTCTTCTAGCCAATAACTTACCTGCCTTGTCACGCCACTCATAGTCATGTTCACTCTCTTGACCTGACATGCAATCCCATGTCAAAATGTTTATGTATCATCACAAGagacttattctgtctgtctggagcactctgattagttgtcttggcagccaatcgcAATGCTGAAACTGAAACAACCAAAAGTGCAGACAGAATAAGACCATTTCAGACAGATATGTAGACAACTTAGAGGTAGAACGAAGCACTGGGGCGCTCTGCTGTGGAGTGGGTAGGGTCCGACGAGGGcacgggggtgagggggcagggttgagaggtggggaaataaagcagtgaggggcccgttccccatttttcccctccagaacctgcctgcctctcctgcagccagagggagagcTGCCAGTGGGATCTGAGCTGCTGGGGGCCTCTAGTGCTTCCCTGCATGGTGATGGTGCCCCACAGGACTGCGGGGCCGGGTGTcagcgggtgggtgctgcccatgcaGTGCCGCCACCACAGCGGGAAGCACTGgagttccctgcagctcaggggctgcatgaaccactggcagctcactcctcagccacgggagatgcaggcagggaccgggaggaaaaaaaatgaagatcaggcccctcactgtttttgtggggttttttacttggcagagcctgcctgcatgagttgCCACTGGGTcttacagcccctgagctgtaggaGGGCCTTGTACTTCCCGCAGCGGTGGCAGACCCCCACTGGGCcggctgggcagggtgctagctgctcgggtgcagccccagctctcaggcagtATCTGCCAGAACCAACGGTGCATGCggcgctggaagcctgggtgtttTCAGGGAaactcaggcttggtgggcttccagcaccccgtgcaccgtccctgccaccttcccaccacctggaaccacccgggaatgggctggctgccctgggatgGTAGTGGGATGGCAGCTGGGTGtgatggcagccagagaaggtgtcAGGGATGGGGTACGGGGCAGTGAAtacccaccaagcccaagcttcctccagcacccccaggctgccagcacccccaggctgccagcaccccatgtacCATCCCCATCGCCTCCTccagatagggcccttgtacatgtgaggaataGCGCTGTAATATGTTATGAAGAAAACTAATacacatgggatgtgttttactttgctatgtaaaaactcatttaaatcttAACATGCCACCGAACCTGTACAGCATTACACatttaaatggttaaaaatgGGCAACGAAGCCACTTAAATGGGCTATTTCCTCACATATACAAGAGCTGTTAGTCACGTatacaagggccctcttattctatgactgtaaccaagtcacaaggtcaaacttttgacaaaatatgtgcttgtattcctaagcctgtgtttacacatggacagctttacgTAGCCATTTGAAGGGTGAGAAtttttgattctgttaaagtattCGGTCAATCACTATcctaaaatcctgtatttaaagtaataattttgcaataaaaatgtaatgacaaatgttttgttggtttcatctagttttgaattattattattttaatttacatcCTTGGGGATCTTACtgcaatatttaaacagaagtaaAACTCTAGATTCCTTTCATGTCATCACAGAAATACACCAAAGAAACCACACCAAAGCAAGTAACACATGCGCTGCGGGGGCCCAGGTGCTTCCCTCGGCAGCAGCgattcccctgcagccacccggctgagAGCTAGGcgcactggtgcagccccagctcacaagcagcacccactggatccaatGGTGCACGGGGCGCCGGAAGCCTGgccatgctcagggaagctcggcTTTGGTGGtattccagtgccccatgcaccgtccTCGCCAGTAATAGATTGCAGTAGACTATCGATTCTTGGCAGTCAGTCACAATGGTTAATGACAGGCAGAATAAGCAGGGCATTAtaataga
It includes:
- the LOC132246439 gene encoding maestro heat-like repeat family member 5, translating into MERLRQILRKRTARMAPGQEKDRKKPEEEEQGGHHQAEAASRKGRWWHCLVGWRRRAPPAATEEQGEEPVRPRWRWPRIHLGRKGPALPETQAQPPRSSSPKHSSQDPSAEAQPKATPHVAWEEKPGSPGQELHRPWFKLGSSSSREDSDSSQEAVGLQQHAATARDTVLPFYKAEEEQREDFTYLEEAALSVILRHLQSTDQTVNEGLTFLRAVPTLCLATMERGEDTLEPPCCKAALVERIVVLIDKLSDCEEEPSTILPYSMAVVCILSKLKPALEPALESRLLYTALHKTFLMATGHNSQHIQGMQWISVEYLEATLRCLLATAPNLARLQFIGQHLTLWLQLEDKRDRATAIKITTSLLCFAVSLLPRFEDSPKVPLVGDLVALLGLCISDPGEEISRQAKEGLSHLYKILMHQKGQDIQEAQELWPISQHQHHLHRILLYIDLATMGEAFRKILSEDQRRAFAQRALLGIHHVMLHVSQAGVVLLYAILGQSGHLTGAEEKEIPVRVLRKLLILKCFHQLPKELQRHSHLESASRIPISPQQRHPS